One genomic segment of Brassica napus cultivar Da-Ae chromosome A3, Da-Ae, whole genome shotgun sequence includes these proteins:
- the LOC106443881 gene encoding RNA-binding protein 42-like produces the protein MAKVIRDKRTGKTKGYGFVSFLNPADLAAALKEMNGKYVGNRPIKLRKSSWKERTDQEAAERQKHHNNKKQKTVKKKSPLHK, from the exons GTCATTAGAGACAAGCGAACTGGTAAAACCAAGGGTTATGGGTTTGTGAGTTTCTTAAATCCTGCGGATCTAGCTGCTGCCCTAAAAGAAATGAATG GTAAGTATGTGGGGAACCGTCCCATAAAACTAAGAAAGAGCAGCTGGAAAGAGAGAACAGACCAGGAGGCTGCAGAAAGACAAAAG CATCACAACAATAAGAAACAAAAGacggtgaagaagaagagcccACTCCACAAGTAA